The Ciconia boyciana chromosome 7, ASM3463844v1, whole genome shotgun sequence region CACATATTTGTAGAGGGACGCGTGCTTGTTTTCCACCTTGATGACTGCTTCTTCTAGGAACGGGAAGGAGACGTCGTAGCCCGTGCAGAAGACGATGATATCGATGGGTTCCTCCTCAGGGCAATCATGGAAGACAACTGAGTTGTCCTTGAACTCCTTCACGCCTGGCTTTATGGTGATCCTCCCCGTCAGGATGTAGCTTGGAAGGTCGTCGTTCAGCACGGGCTCACGGACCAGGCAGCTGTGGAGAGCCGAGGCGCTCTGAGCATTGGAGACCACAAACAAGCCCTGCTGGtgcccctgctcctccttcccctgcgCCCTCCAGCCCCACGACCTCCTGGTGTTATTTTCTCTGAGCAAACAGCCCTACCTCCCCCCTCTCCAAACACTGACATGTTTCACCCTTGCAGCAATGTCACCCTGTCCCACAGCCTGAGTGACTTGTGGACatctgccttcttcctccatTCACTCAATTGCTCTTCAAACCATCTCTTTTCAGAGCTGATCCATGCTTTAAGCCTCcatcctcctcttttcccagggATCCTCATGAGGAAAACTTCTCTGGTCCTGCCTGGGCTTTTCCAGCATGCTCCACCTCGCACCACTTAAGGGGGCTACAGCTTGTCTTCTCCTGCTAGGCTACAAACTCCCTGCTGGAGATCAGTCTGGGTGCTGTTTGCTGCATTGGTTGATGTTGGTTGCTGGAGAtgtccccctgcccacagcGCAAGCCCTGTGACACTGCATGGGATGGGAGCCACCAAGAAGTACCTCTTCTCTGGTTGAAGACCATAGTTTTCATGCTTGAACCACTGGTTCACCCTGTAGTTAATCAACCCCCGTGAAAGGGGTCCGGGGAGGCTGTTTCTGATCAAGCTCATAAGGCGAGTGTTGAAAACCATGTCCCATGGGTAGCCATGGTCAAACACGCGGCTAAGCACCCAGGCGCCTCGGCTGGTGCAAACAGTCACCTGGGAGAGAGTGGAGAATCAACGATTGGGGTGATGAATTTGCTCCTTTGCCTTTATAAAGTAACCCCAGAGGGGCATGGTGCAGACAGCTACacaatgaaaaagcagcaacaacatCTTTAAGACCTCCTGGCAGCTGGCGATGGAATTgaaacaggagagaagagaaCAACCAGCTTGCATTCAGGGTAGATTTTTGACCAAGAAATACAGGTTCAGAAATACTATTTGGACACCATGCAGGGTAAACCCAGGTTACTCTGCCTGCAGTGATGGCAAATGGAGCTATTGCCCCCAGCATCACCCTCCCGGCACCCCTggggtggctgggtggcagTACCTTTGCAGCTACACGGCTGGCCTCCACCGCGATGTCCACTCCCGAATTGCCCATGCCAACCACGAGGATGCGCTTCCCCTGAAACACGTCAGGATGCTTGTACTGCCGGCTGTGAAAGTACTGGCCTTGAAACCTCTCGATGCCTTGgggtaaaagaaacaaagcttttaattacttgaacatttctggtttttgttgggAAAACTGGCGTAGAAACAATCCAGATGGCAAGAGCAAGGAAGTGCAATCGGCGGCCACTGGGGACTTGGGGAGGTCCAGCCCTCCATCCCACGCACACAGACTTGGTGCTTCCTCTCCAAAATGGGGTCTCACACATGCCTGCAcagcagtgagcagggacacaTGTGCTGGGTGGGACTTGGAAGACAGTTATGTGCAAGAGCTGTGCTGGTGCAGTCTCGGGATTCAGCGTCTACAAGATGGGGACGCAGAGGTTCAGAAAAGCCTGCAGACCACCTGTCCTACAAACGGCTTCCGAAGCACTTGATAATGCTGATGACAAGGTAACCCTCTCTATGCTGACAACTGGGGAGATTCATCATGGCAGTGATGAATACAGCCATGTCAAAGATGATGGAGCTTCACTGAGAGGACCTTGTCCCATCTCACATACTGTGCAGATAGTTTCTCCAAGGCTAAACCATCCTACCTTGGAAGTTTGCTCTGAAGTGACCAGTGCCTGCAAAAACAAGGCTGCTGAAGCACAAGGATGTATTGCTGTTCATGCCAGGAggtttgaaaagcagaagcaagaaaaggaaggaagcatTTTCCTCAAGGAACCAGTaatccttcttctccccccagcccctggaaGCAGGTAACTGCAGGCAGCCATGCACCATACCAGGAAAACAGTGCAGGGGAAGGGACGGCTCGGAGAAATTGCCACTGCAAACCATAACGGCATCGAAGACGTGCGATGTCTGCTTCCCATCTGCCTCCGTAACCACATCCCACTGGCCCGTGGTGGCAAAGTCAGGGTGTTTCCGGATGCTGACAACAGTGGTCTGAAATGTGGAAGCCAAGCAGAGTCACTACCAGCACCCAGCGTGCATGGGGAgtggggcagtgctggggcaCCCATCACTCACCCCAAACTTGATGTACTCCCGGAGGCCAAAGCGCTCAGCGTAGCGCCGGAGGTAGTCCAGGAGCCGGGCGTTGGGCAGGAACACCGGGAAGTCCTCAGGGTAGGGAAAGTCAGAGAATGCTGACATCTCCTTCGAGGTGTTGCTGATGACTGATGGGTAGAGGCTTGGCCGGCCAGCCTCGACGTGCTCCTGGCGTGGCACCCCGGGGTGCATCAGCCCTGTGCCCCAGAGCGGGGACCATCCCCCCGCTCCCCTTCCTCCGGTCTGGGGGAGTGCAGCTGGGATAGGTCCGCACCCAGCAAGCTCTCGTGCCCCTTCCCCACCCGCTGGGGCTCAGCTTGACCAGCTCCCCAGACTGCAAAGCTGCAGCTCCCACGGGAAGGGGGACGGGTGCCGCCAGCTCACCGTGTAGCGCCAGAGCCCCCCGATGTCCTGGCTCTGCTCGAAGCAGGTgggctccagcccctcttccaGGCAGCACTTGGTGGCCGCCAGCCCGCTGACGCCCGCGCCCACCACTGCCACTCTCATCCCTGCTGTCTCCGCTGGGCACCTGGGCTGCAAAGAGGGCTTAACCTGTGAGAAACCCCACAGATGGTCACCACCCTCtcagggagcagctgctggcatACCATCTATAGGGGATTTCTCTATATGCCACCCCCAAACCTTCATTCCCTTTACCAGCATTCTGGGCTCTTAATTTACAAGTTAGATTAAATGACcttaaatcttaattttctctatttttttttaaataaatccatCCACTTTTACAGTGTGCTCACCAGGCTGCTTTCAAAACCCTGCAGCTGACCTGGAAAATCACTTTGAAAGTATGTAGTTAAGCCACAAATCACTGCCAGTTTTTATTTACAAGTTGTGTTTAAACTATCCCTCCTTATCAGTCTTgtgaatatttgtattttatctttgGAGATCTGCCCCTGCCtttctcagaaaacagaacaaaacgTGCACTGGGACTATTCAGCCTCTGCATCGCTGACTGTGgtcctgtcccctgtccccagggaaggggaagacGCTGCTGACTTTGACATGGCCACCAAGGCcagcggaggggctgggggtgtaGCACACCTTGGCTTTAGGGATGCTTTTGCATCTGTCTCCCAAAGCTGCCCCACTGGGGAGGTCTGGGCTGGACAGACAGACTGTTGCAGGGCTGCAAACAGCTCAACCCCAGGGCTCGAAAGGCAGCAGCCCCTGGGTCAACGTCCAGCCCTACAAGGCTCCTAGGGCTGCAGTGGGGATGGTGGACCCAAACCCTTCCTGATAGTGGTGGGCAATGAAACCAGGGATTATGGCCAGGTGCCGTGGCTTGAGCTGGACATTGCCAGAGTGGGGACCACCACACAGGAGCCCTGAGGGGGCTGTTGCAACCCCTGGTTTAATGCCAGCGCTGGTGAGGAGCACCCTGCTCGGCTGAGTTATTAACCCGACATACCAGGATGGCACTATGGCCGGGTGGCACTGGCTTCTCTGCCCCAAGAAGCACTTGCAGCTTCCACCAGACGGAGGGGATGGTGTATTCGccagaaaaaagttttcagtagaaaaatggGGTTGcacacagttgttttttttttttttctacaaaacacCAAATTCCCCTTGAACAGCTTCGACTTTCAATAGAAAGGCAACACCTAATGAATACTTTGCTTTCCAAGTTTGGAATTACAACtggactttttcctttttaaattaagaaagtgCTAGCATAAGCTGCTCATTGTTAActgttttggattttctatttttttttgcatgattGGAGTTAACTTATATCACAAACATCTCCCAGCTACATATGCTATTTAATTCCCTACCCTTTTGCAGAGAAGCTAGAAATAACATCCAGGAAACACTGCCTCGGCCACCCTGTCCCTGTTGCTGCCACACTTTCCATACTGTCCCTGCAAGTATTCATAGCAGTTAGCCCCAGAAGTCTCAAGCTGTGGGGTGCCTgcatggggcagggagggatggaaaGGCTTTGCAGCCCCCTGGGAACACTTACCTCCCAGCCTCAGCCGCCCGTGCTCCAACGTGCCGCAGGGAGAGTCCCTTCTGCTCCCGATTTATAGGCAAGACGCGGCACTTTGGCAGAGGCAGTGGAGGGCgggcggctccccccgccctggCACAGCCACCCCACTCCCACAGTGATTGCACAACCCAGAGTTGCAGTGGGAGGAGCGGCTGGACTCTCCTGCTGTCATGCAGGGTGAGCTGGACAGTCCAGCTAATGATCCCTAAAGGGGATCGAGTGGGTGGGAGAGACTGGAGTGGTCCAGGTGCATCCCACAGCCGTGCAAGGAGGACCCACATGTGTGGAGGCAGCTCCAGCTGTGGGATGTTTTCACTTGCCTCTTGGCTACCTTCCAAAAGTGAGCCAAGGCGGCCGATGGACAGCAGGGTTTCAGCAGGACTTGCATCCAGGGCACCTTCCAAAAAAGAGAGCTGGTTTTGCGGTCACTGCTCACAGAGGCTGTCGTGCCATCAGCCACACGTGCAGCCACCCACACCAGTGGTGGGCAGGAGGCTCCCTGTGCAAACTGGGAGAGCATGAAATGGCCACAAACACCAGCATAGCAAGGTCCTAAACACAAAGAAAGTGGAAATATTAGCTGAAATATCAATGCAGGACATAGCACCCATTCAGGTATCTCCCAGGGGTAAATGATCCCAAATTTGCTATCAGCTCTTTAAGCTGTTTGAATAACCAAGGAGGCTgcaagggagggggagaaaaactCATCTGAGGTCTGCAGAACAGAGGGTGGTAAATAAAGCAGCTCCATCCAACAGAGACATCTGCTCAGAGCCTGTGTTCAAAGCTGCAGAGGCACGAGAGGGGCCAGTAGCTGGGAGTTGAAACTAGAAGTGGAAATAAGATGCACATCAGTAACAAGGAAGGTTAGCAATAGGAAAAGTCTGCTGAGCTTTGTGGCAGACCCAGGGACTTGAACAAAACATGTTTGGTTTGTGGAGGGACAGGACTCACCGCTTCCGTGCTGCGGCACTGCTGGGAGtgcagcagcctgggctccCACCCATCTGCAGCACCCACGAGGAAACATCGGCCTTCTCAGGCTTCCTTACCCCAGGATTTCCCACTGCTTCTGCCCAGTGCCCAGCTCCTGGGTTTGAACCCATTGGGTTTGGCGCATGTGTCTGGtctggggctggctgtgccagCCATGCTCTGGCACAGCTCCGTGAGCGGTGGCCGAGAGCAATCAGAGTCAGATCAAAATTCAGAGTTTGCTCTCCCAGGCCAGTGGGATGCAATTACTGAGGTGAATGGGCAACAAGCCTTGCACATCTTTGACACTGTTGGGGTTTGTGCAGGCTACgtctcccagccctccctcccactGGACTCTTCTCCAGATGCACAAAACTTTGCACCTGCAAAGATGCTTGCCAGCACTCAGCAAAACAAGAGTAGGGAATCcacaaaggcaaatattttgttctttacgTGCAGCTGCTGGGTTTCCCAGCAGACATCCAAGTGACTCACAGTTAGAGGGACACTGTGGTAGCTTCCCAGGAGTGGTGTTAGTGCTTTTGGGAGGGCAGTTCAGGGAAGCTGTCTAGAAGAACAAGTTTTGTTTTGCCATAGATGAGCTACTGGCATAGAAATGGGGCCAGATgcctttgctgcagctgcttaCAGCAGTAGTGGTTTCAGCCATCCCTGATGGGGGATCTGGTCTGGAGACTGTCTGGAGGTGGAGGACGGGAGGCAGCAAGCGTTACTGCATGAGTCTAGGGTAGAAACAGCTCCAAAGCCCCAGTGCCCTGGGATTAAATCTTGCTTTCCTGTGACCTGCCTCAAATCTGTGGTGTTCCCCTCTCCGAACACCCCTGTGATGGTCTGGACCAGGTGTGCAGAACATAAAGTATTAGTGGAGATGGACAGTGAGATAGCAGGGAGGTAATTACCGTAAttatgcacatgcacacacatgcccAGGgtgctgaaaagcccttgaaaACACACAGGGAAATTCTGGTTGCTTTactcacctctgctgctggcacGGCAGGCAGACGGCATCCTGgtccctgtgctctgccatCCCCTGCCGGCAGGGACACCCAGGACTCAtctctccagcttctctccaGGGACAGTcggtgcagagcagagaggagtgACCATATTGGGAGGGTTTTAATATGTTCTCAGGgctgaaaaaaagccttcatGGCCTGGTGTTCAAGCAGAGCATCCCTTGGTACCCTTGGGCCAGTCCCCCTGAACTTCTGTCCTTATGAAGACAGGAGCGGACATGGCCACAGAGGTCCCTGTCCCCCTTTCTGAACAAGTGGGATCTGCTGCCACCCCATCGGGGAGGGAATGGGGACCCTGCCATCGCACACACAAACTGCTAGGGGAAATGGGCTTTGGCCAAGGGATAGGGTGAGGTCAAGTGAGGGCACATAATTTGGGGAACTATTTTACCAccttccctctgcccagcctgggGCACCAAGCAGCTGGGTTTATTCACATCCTCACATGCTGAGACACAAGCCTTGTTAGATGCCGCAGGTGTATTGGTCATGGGGGGACCATGGGGAGAGCCAGGAGCAGTAAATAACTGGTGGTGGCTCAGGAGGAGCACTGGGAATGGGATGCTCACACACCTGCCCACTGGTGAGCCCCTTCTCCTCTTGAGGAGCAAAGCTCCCTGGCACTGTGGCACAAGCCTGGTGTCTGCAACAGGCTTTTTATGCTTAAAGTAGAGGGAAGGAGAAACTTAATATATCCATTTAGTCTTAATCAGATGGGAGAGACACCTTCTCTGCAAAACTCCGACACCAGTTTTATcatctctgtttaaaataacactttaaGCCAAGGAGAGGCAAATCTATGTACAAACAAGTCTTAGCACAGCCTGCTTTACTGTTTTCTAGGCTTGTGTCTGCAGCTTCTGGCATGTGTCATGGTGAAGGgggacaagaaaaagaaaaaaaagtggagttTCTTGTTAAGCCAGTCTCTAAGCAAAGCGGGATGTTCACCgtcaggcagctgctgctgccacacaCAGGAGCTGACGGGATGTGGGGTCTGGCTCATCAGTGAAACACTTGATTTTCCCCTCTCCAATATTATCACTGCTTCCCCTTACTGACCAGAAGGTTTTAATCACCAATTCTTTACTGCACATAGAGGTGAGGATGCCCCGAAGGTGGCTGTTTCCTCCCACTGCTTCCCGGGAGGCTGTGGGATACAGCTGTCCATGGGGTGAACAGAGGCTgcaagcagctgctggtgggaaagtgtatttccccttccccccattGCTTAGAACCTGGATTTTGGCTCtcaaaaaaaattgcttatgcTTTGGCCCCAAGGCCAAAAGGCAATTGCCTGcttaaaaagtagaaaactgCTACCCCAAGCATCAGGGGCTGTTTTCCTCCTTACTTTACTATTTCCAGCACATAGAGGACACTGAAGCACTGCAGCTAGCAGTCACAAACACTGGCAGAGCACTTACATTTCTTTGTAATCAGAGCTAGGTACATTCAATATCTTAAGCTCTTCCTGAAACATCAGAAGAGGCATTACTGTTAAGGAGACCCAAAGGATGTGGTGGCACAGACATGGGTTGTAGCAGGTACTGTGGGAGAGGGACTTGGTGCTAGGCAAGGAGATCTCTGCATGGAGGGCACAAGTGTTTTACTCCAACGTACTTAGCAAAGTTTAACCTGGTTTAATAATAAGTCACTGTGTTTTCCAGGCATGTAACCAGCGGAATTTGTCAAGGACAAGCTGCTTGTTAAACCTGTTGCCCCCTGTTGCGTTAATGAAGCCAGGAaagctgcagttttaaaattcttggttttggaggttttaaaatgtacaaTTAAGAGTTTCCCCCCAAACAACAACTCAAAAATCTTCACAAGAATAACCCTGATGGACATATACACCCTCCCTGCTCACCGTGTCTTTGTACCAGGACTAAAAACGGATAAACACATACACTCCAAGTAGCATGGGACATGCACCCAAATAACACACATCACTAGGAGGGGCTTTAGACCCTCCTCATCACTTCTGAACCAAACCTCAGGGGCTTGGGGTCTG contains the following coding sequences:
- the FMO1 gene encoding flavin-containing monooxygenase 1, with product MRVAVVGAGVSGLAATKCCLEEGLEPTCFEQSQDIGGLWRYTEHVEAGRPSLYPSVISNTSKEMSAFSDFPYPEDFPVFLPNARLLDYLRRYAERFGLREYIKFGTTVVSIRKHPDFATTGQWDVVTEADGKQTSHVFDAVMVCSGNFSEPSLPLHCFPGIERFQGQYFHSRQYKHPDVFQGKRILVVGMGNSGVDIAVEASRVAAKVTVCTSRGAWVLSRVFDHGYPWDMVFNTRLMSLIRNSLPGPLSRGLINYRVNQWFKHENYGLQPEKSCLVREPVLNDDLPSYILTGRITIKPGVKEFKDNSVVFHDCPEEEPIDIIVFCTGYDVSFPFLEEAVIKVENKHASLYKYVFPTHLQRPTLAVLGLIKPLGAIMPVTEMQARWVTRVFKGLCQLPPQSVMENEVNEKKRNQVQRFGLSFDEVLKTDCLVYMDKLASFIGAKPSVLGLLCRDPRLALTVFFGPCTPYQYRLGGPGHWEGARQAILTQWDRTLKPTRTRVPASSSSPFPSLLTVVGFLLLLAALVFGFQ